One Thioclava sp. ES.031 genomic window, GGTTTAAGCGGCGCCAGCGCCACGCCCTTGCGCTCGGCGGCGCGCTCGACCTTGTCGACGGCGGCAAGGGCGGCATTGAGCACGTCGGGCTCGATCCGCATCGCGGCGCTGCCTGCGGCCTGCGTGAGCTTGAGGTTCAGCGTGACATTGCCCCGCGCGACCCGGTCGCCGACCGCCTTGCGCAGTGCGGGCTCCAGCCCCTCGATATCGGGCAGCCGCAGCCGCAGGTCGAACCCTTTGCCATTGACCGAGCGCAGATCCCAGCTCCAGTCATGCCCCGCGCCGCTCCCCTGTCCGGCGGCAAATCCGGTCATCGAAACAGTTGCGGCGGCGGGCGCCCCCTCCGGGCGCGGCTCTGGAGCGGGTTTAACCATTTAAGAGTTTCTTTCCCCATATGACGAAAAAATGGCCTAACTTGGCCCCGGTAAGAGTTCAGTAACGATTTCGCCCTGACGGTCAACCGCAAGGCGGCATGAGCCGCCGGATCGCCGGGCGCGAGACAGCCACCCCGCGCCCGTGCCGCGCGGGACGAAGCAAGGGTGATTGAAATGGATCGCGAGACCGACAGCAACGCCGCATCCCCCGCCTCGGCCAAAGGTCGCCGGATCGGCAACGAGCTGCGCGCTTATTGGGAGGCGCTGCTGGCCGGCCGCCCGATGCCCGCGCGCGCCGATATCGATCCGCGCGGCATCGACCGCGCGCTGGAATTCGCCTTCATCCTCGAACGGGTCGCGCCGGGCATGGGGCGGTTTCGTCTCGCAGGGCAGCACATTTGCGACCTGATGGGGATGGAGGTGCGCGGAATGCCCCTGACCTCGCTTTTCGCGCCCGAGGGCCGCAAGCAGATCGCCGATCTGACCGAGGCCGTCTTCGCGCGCCCCGCCATCGCCGAGGCGCAGCTGGTCTCGGAGGCCGGGATCGGCAAGCCGGGGTTGGCGGGCCATCTGGTGATGCTGCCGCTGACGGACGATTTCGGGGCGGTGACGCGGGTGCTGGGATGTTTCGTGGCAGAGCCTCTGCGCAATACCGGCGAGGCGGAAGACATTCACGATGCAGGCCGCGCCCCGCGCCGTTTCACGGTCACGGGCGCCCGGATCAAGCCGCTGGAAATGCCGCCGCTGAACGAGCCCCGGCCCAAACCTGCCGGACGCGATTTCCGCGCCGCGCCCCAATTCGCGCAGCCCGCACCGATGCCCGCCAGCTCGGGTTTCGCCGAGGGCCAGACACCCTACACGCCACGCCCGAAAACCCGCGCCGAGCATCTGGCGGAGATGACGCCGGACGAGCGCCGCGCGATGTTCAGGGTGGTGCGTCAGGAAGGGTGAGACGATCGGCGCAGGCTCTCAACATCGGCCTGCAACGCCATGTCTTGCTTGGATTATTCGCTGTAGGCGTCGACCTTGGATTTGCCGTTCTCGCCAAGTTCCGACGTGTCGTCATGCGACGCATCGCTTTCGCGGCGGCGCATCGCCTCTTTCTGGGCCATCATCGCCACGACCCCGAGATAGAGAATTTGCGACAGCAGGAGAGCGGCCAGAGCAAGCCCGAGAATCCACCAGACGCCAAGCCCGGCGAGATAAGCGAGAGCGCTTTGGAACGTCAGGTAGATGACAAGACCGACCAGGTAATTCGAAAAACGCATCCCGCCGACGAACTCTCGAAAGTTGAATAGGTATTTCAGAATATACGAATACCGTGAATGTGACAACAATGGCCTAGAGCGCCTCCGATCGCCCCGGCGCGGCCTGCATCCGGTCAGGACCGCCCGTAATAGGCTTCATAATCATTCGCATGGGCCTCGGTGTCGCTGTCGTCGACATAGGCTTTCAGCTGCGTCAAATCGACCTTGTTGAGCACGATCCCCAGAAGTTTCGCGCGGATCAGCGGGTCGGAGTCGATCAGATGTTCCAGCAGACCGCGGCTGATGCGGCCGAATTCCGAGACGATCACGAGCTGGTCGAGGTCTTTCAGGATCGAGCGCACATCGATCACCGGCGCCATCGGCGCGAGGTCGAGGATGACGTAATCATACTGATCCTTGAGCGCGTCGAGCATCTGGTGGAACGCGGCGCTGCCCATGATCTCGCTCGAATGCGGGAAATCTTTTGGCACGAGGCCGGGGATCAGATCGACCTGCGTATCGCCGATCCGCAGCAGCACGTCTTCCCAGGTGCAGCGGCCCGTCAGGATATCCAGCAGACCTTTCTCGGATTTCAGCCCCAGATGGCGGCTCAACCCGCTCAGATGCGGGTCGGCATCGACCAGCACCACGGAATTGCCCGTCGAGGCGATCACCGCGGCGAGGTTGAGCGAGGTGATCGACTTCCCCTCGCCCGGTTTCGCCGAGGTCAGCCCCAGCAGACAGCTGTCGTCGCGCGGCGCAGACAGGCGGCTCGCCAGCCGGATATTGCGCAGCGTCTCGGTATATTTCGAGCGCATGTTGCTGAGCGAGTAGATCGTGGCCTCGGGGGCGTAGATCACCTTCGCGGCTTTCGTGCTGCCCTTGCCCTGCTGCGGCGGTTTGGTTTCGCGTTCGAGCCGCGCCGTCAGCGTGCGCACCGAAAACCGCGGTTTCTCGAACAGCTTCTCGATCCGCGGCAGGTAGCCGAGGAAATGCACCCCGAGATGTTCGGTCACATGCTCTGCCGTGCGCACGAAGCGATCGCTCCATTCGCGGGTCGCCGCGATCACCAGCCCGGTCAGAAGCCCCAGCACGATGCAGAGCATCAGGATCGTCTTGGTGCTGGGACCCGAAGCGTAAAGCGGCACTTCGGAGAGGTTGAGGATACGCACATTCGAGACCGGGAAGCTCTTTTGCTGGTCGATCTCCTGAAACTTGCTCAGGAAGCTCTGATAGAGCGCCGAAAGCGTATCGGCGCGCTGCTCCAGCGCCCGCAGACGGACCAGCGCAGGCCCGTTCTTGGCATCGTCGCCCACCGCCTTGTCGAGGCTCGATTGCAGCGCGTCGACCTTGGCGGAGGCCAGCGTCAGATCGCTGCGCGCCTGCCCCAGAAGCCGCCGCAGCGAAGCGAACAGAAGATCGCCGGTATTGTCGACACGCTTCTGGCTGGCGGCAATCTGTGCGGCGTCGTCGCCATAGACCAGCTTGGCGCGGGTGAGGTTCGTCAGCGCCCCCATCATCGCGGTGCGCAGCTTGGTGAAATCGGGATCGTCGCTGGCAGGCAGGCCCACCAGCACGTCATCGACCACCAGCCCGACGCGCCCGCCCTCGACGATTTTCTTCAGCGACGAGACCTGCGCCGCCGCGCGCGCCTGTTCGGCAATCGCCTCGGACAGATCGACATTGAGCGAACTGACCGCATCTTGCGAGATCGTGCTGTCGCGAGCCGAGACCAGCCCGTTGCGGGCGCGGAATTGCTCTGCCGCCTGACCGGCCGCGCGGGCGTCCTCTTCGAGCTGCGAAAGCCGCGCGCTCATCCATTCGGTCATCCGCTCGGTCGCGGCGTAATTGGCGTTCAGCACGTCCGAGACATAGACATCCGCGAACGCGTTGACGATTTCGGCGGCGACCTTCGGGTCGGTCCAGCGGTAATTGATCGCGAAGGCCGAACTGCGCCCCACCCGATACACCACGATCGACCGGCGCAGCGCATCGATGGCGGCCTCGCGGTTCTGGGCCTCGACCGTCTTGGTCGGAGCGGATGGCGCGGACTGACCGTCCGCAGCGGTCGCTCCGGTATCCTGCATCCCCGGATCGAACAGATCGCGCAGCTTGCGGATCGGCGTCGCCACCGTGTCGATCGCGCCCCGGATCATCGTCCGCGTCAACGGCTGCGGCGGGCTCATGAAGGCGGGATCGTTCTGCAGGTCGAGCCGGTCGACCACGCGCGAGATCACCGCATCCGAAGTGATGACCAGCCGCGCGCTTTCCATCGCACCGTCGGTGGTGCTCATGTCGCTGGTGGTGGAGACCTGCCGGATCGTGCGGTCGATATTGGCGTCGAGCAGCACCTGCGAGGAGGCATCGAAATAACGCGGCGTCGTCGCGAGGTAGAACATCCCCAGACAGAGCCAGCCCGCCACCGAGAACGCGATCGAGCGCCGCCTGCGCCGCAGCGCGGCCAGCACCCGCGACAGGTTGATCGTCGCGGTTGGCGCGGAGATCGGGTCGCGCAACGGGTCCATCCCCGACTGGTATCGAAAACCTTCTCGCGTCATTCCGCCCTCCGGACTGCAGGAGCCGCCCCGCCATAATGTTCGGGGCGCTTGCCCCCAAGGCAACCGGCAACGACCCCGACATGCAGGCTCAGGCGCAGGATTGCCTTATTGCGCGCCGTTTCGGAGAAAATTCCGGCAAGCATGAGACCGAGGCAGGCTGCGCTCTTGGCCCCGGCCAGCCCCGCCTGTGCGAGCCGCCCCGACAGCGGGCGCCCGGCCGCGACCACCTCGCCATGGGTCAGCCCCATCCGGTAGCGCCGCCGCATCAGCCAGCGCATCGTCGCGCGCGCCTCGGGCACGATTTCATGCGCGACCGCATCGGGCGCGAAGGCGATCTCGCCGCCGCGCGCCTGATAGGCCGCGAAAAACGCCGTATCCTCGCCGCCGCTGCGCCCCAGCGCTTCATCGAAGCTCAAGCCGTCGAAAGCAGGCGCGCGCAGATGGATCAGCATGTTGCAGGTGTAGCCGGTATGCGCATGCCCGCGCGCATCGACATCCGGCGTCGTGTTATGGATCGCCGAGCGACGCATCCAGCCCGGCGCAGTCTCCAGATGCTTCGCGCGGACCGGCCCCACCACGGCGGAGGTCGCGGCCTCATGCATCCGCCGTTCCATCCGCATCAGCCAGTCGGGCTCCACCCATTCGTCATCGTCGAGAAAGGCCAGCAGATCGGCGCATTGCGCCCGCGCCGCCTGCAAAATCGCATTGCGCGCGACCGAGATATTGCGGGCCGGGGCGTGCAGATAGATCAAAGGATGCGGGAACCACTCGCCGATCGCGTCGATCACCGGCCGCGCCGAGGGCGTGTCGTCATTATCCGCGACGATCACCTGAATCGTCAGATCCGGGCAGGAGGCGAGTGCCGCAAGCGAGGCCAGCGTGTCGCGCAGCTGAGCGCGGCGATAGGTGCAAACGCCGATGATGACGGTCCGGGGTGTCTTCATGCCTTGCCCTCCTTCGCAGTCCAGCGCTGCGCTTTGGCGCCCGCCGTCAGGCTTTGCGCCCAGAACCCTGCCGACCATGCCGCCTGCATCAGCCCGGCCAAGGGCCCGGCCAGAAATCCGGTCAGGCTGCGCGTCTCGCGGGCGAGCATCACGCCCACCGCGACACAGGCCAGCGCCCAGAGCAGCAGCGGCAGCGCGAAGACCCAATGCAGCGGCGACAGCACCGCCAGCGCCAGCCCGGGCAGCAGCGCCGCGACGATCATCTGCCGCTTCGCGGGCCGCATCCGATGCTTGGCGAGGTTACGCGCCCGCCCGCGCCCGAAGAGATAATATTGCCGTATCAAGCCGCGCAGGTTCTGGCGCGGAAGGTAATCGATCCCGGTGCGCGCGCTCAGCCAGATCCGGTAGCCCGCCATCCGCAGCCGATGATCGAGCTCCGCATCCTCGTTATGGGTGAAGCCCGGATCGTAGCCGCCCACCGCGCGGAACGCATCGCAGCGCATCAGCGCGTGATGACCGTGATCGACCCATGCGCCCTCGCTCCGGTTGCGATGGGCCGAGCTGCCATTGCCGAAACGCGAATTCTGCGCCACCGCGATCGCCTTTTGCAGCAGCCCCTGCCCGACCGCGTTCATCGTGACCGTGACCGAGGCCGCCCCCGTCGCCTCGGCCTCCGCAATCAGCGTCTCGCAATAATCCCGCGGGTAGATCGAATGGGCGTCGATGCGGATCAGATAGTCGCAACCCGCCCCGAACGCCTCCACGGCGAGATTGATCGCAGCGCTTTGATATTTCAGCGGATTGTCGATCAGGCGCAGCCAATCCGTCTGCGCCATCCGCTGCGTGACGATGTCCTGCGTGCCATCGCGCGAGCCGCCATCGACCACCACGACCAGCGCCTCGCCTGTCTTCGCGAAAGGGGCCAGCTGATCGAGCACCGCCCCGATATGGGCCGCCTCGTTCAGCGTGGGCACAATCACCAGAACTTTCGGATCGCTCATCGTCTCTCCTTTCGCTCAGGCCGCATGGGACTGGATCGGCGCGCGCAGCGCCGTCAGCATCGCCGCCCCATCCGCCGCGCTCGCCAGCCAGCTTGCGCGCTCACGGGCCGCGAGCGCGCTGCGCAGCGCCTCGAGTTCCTTGGGGCCGATCGGGGCCAGCGCATCCTCGACCGCGCTGATCTCGGGCGCGCTGACCTGCAGGCCGATCCCCTCGCGCGCCATCCGGCGTCCGATCTGGGTATGCGACAGCCCGATCGGCGGCGCGCCGAACAACCCGCCCTCGTAAAGGCGATTGGGCAGCAGCCAATCCGAATTTCCGCCCGGATCGAAGCGATCGAGCAACCACGCCAGATCGCAGGCGCCGTAAATCTCGGGCAGATCGTCGGGCCATGCGTAGCTGCCGCGAAACTCCAGCGCGTCATTGGCCTCGATCACCGCATGGAAATCGGGGATCACGTCGAGCGAGGGCCGCCCGCTGATCACCACCCTGTAGCGCCCCGGATTGCGCCGCGTCAGCCCGTCGAGCGTCTCCAGTGACCAGCGACAGCGCAGGATGCCGAACCAACCGATGGTGATCTGGCCCTGCGTGACCGGCGCAAGCCGCGCGCCCTGCGGGATCAGGCTCTCGGGCAGGAACGGCTTGTTCTCGACCAGATGCACCGGAACCGTATTGTGTTGATAAGGTTCGAGATATTGGCTCTCGAAGGCCTCCGAGGAGGTGACGATCAGATCGGTCTCGGCCAAGAGCCTGCGCTCGATCCGCCGCAATGCGCGCGACGCGGTGCCTTGGCCCAGCATGATCCGGTGAATGTCGAGCAACTCGTAGACCAGCGCGGGCTTATCCGCGAAGGCCGCGCGGGCGTGCCGCCCCAGCGCCAGCATTTCCAG contains:
- a CDS encoding glycosyltransferase family 2 protein, coding for MKTPRTVIIGVCTYRRAQLRDTLASLAALASCPDLTIQVIVADNDDTPSARPVIDAIGEWFPHPLIYLHAPARNISVARNAILQAARAQCADLLAFLDDDEWVEPDWLMRMERRMHEAATSAVVGPVRAKHLETAPGWMRRSAIHNTTPDVDARGHAHTGYTCNMLIHLRAPAFDGLSFDEALGRSGGEDTAFFAAYQARGGEIAFAPDAVAHEIVPEARATMRWLMRRRYRMGLTHGEVVAAGRPLSGRLAQAGLAGAKSAACLGLMLAGIFSETARNKAILRLSLHVGVVAGCLGGKRPEHYGGAAPAVRRAE
- a CDS encoding glycosyltransferase family 2 protein, producing the protein MSDPKVLVIVPTLNEAAHIGAVLDQLAPFAKTGEALVVVVDGGSRDGTQDIVTQRMAQTDWLRLIDNPLKYQSAAINLAVEAFGAGCDYLIRIDAHSIYPRDYCETLIAEAEATGAASVTVTMNAVGQGLLQKAIAVAQNSRFGNGSSAHRNRSEGAWVDHGHHALMRCDAFRAVGGYDPGFTHNEDAELDHRLRMAGYRIWLSARTGIDYLPRQNLRGLIRQYYLFGRGRARNLAKHRMRPAKRQMIVAALLPGLALAVLSPLHWVFALPLLLWALACVAVGVMLARETRSLTGFLAGPLAGLMQAAWSAGFWAQSLTAGAKAQRWTAKEGKA
- a CDS encoding AAA family ATPase, encoding MTREGFRYQSGMDPLRDPISAPTATINLSRVLAALRRRRRSIAFSVAGWLCLGMFYLATTPRYFDASSQVLLDANIDRTIRQVSTTSDMSTTDGAMESARLVITSDAVISRVVDRLDLQNDPAFMSPPQPLTRTMIRGAIDTVATPIRKLRDLFDPGMQDTGATAADGQSAPSAPTKTVEAQNREAAIDALRRSIVVYRVGRSSAFAINYRWTDPKVAAEIVNAFADVYVSDVLNANYAATERMTEWMSARLSQLEEDARAAGQAAEQFRARNGLVSARDSTISQDAVSSLNVDLSEAIAEQARAAAQVSSLKKIVEGGRVGLVVDDVLVGLPASDDPDFTKLRTAMMGALTNLTRAKLVYGDDAAQIAASQKRVDNTGDLLFASLRRLLGQARSDLTLASAKVDALQSSLDKAVGDDAKNGPALVRLRALEQRADTLSALYQSFLSKFQEIDQQKSFPVSNVRILNLSEVPLYASGPSTKTILMLCIVLGLLTGLVIAATREWSDRFVRTAEHVTEHLGVHFLGYLPRIEKLFEKPRFSVRTLTARLERETKPPQQGKGSTKAAKVIYAPEATIYSLSNMRSKYTETLRNIRLASRLSAPRDDSCLLGLTSAKPGEGKSITSLNLAAVIASTGNSVVLVDADPHLSGLSRHLGLKSEKGLLDILTGRCTWEDVLLRIGDTQVDLIPGLVPKDFPHSSEIMGSAAFHQMLDALKDQYDYVILDLAPMAPVIDVRSILKDLDQLVIVSEFGRISRGLLEHLIDSDPLIRAKLLGIVLNKVDLTQLKAYVDDSDTEAHANDYEAYYGRS
- a CDS encoding PAS domain-containing protein, coding for MDRETDSNAASPASAKGRRIGNELRAYWEALLAGRPMPARADIDPRGIDRALEFAFILERVAPGMGRFRLAGQHICDLMGMEVRGMPLTSLFAPEGRKQIADLTEAVFARPAIAEAQLVSEAGIGKPGLAGHLVMLPLTDDFGAVTRVLGCFVAEPLRNTGEAEDIHDAGRAPRRFTVTGARIKPLEMPPLNEPRPKPAGRDFRAAPQFAQPAPMPASSGFAEGQTPYTPRPKTRAEHLAEMTPDERRAMFRVVRQEG
- a CDS encoding glycosyltransferase; the encoded protein is MKLLYLAHDLDDAAIWRRVQMLEAAGAEVVIAGFKRLPGAPQRPAEILGWTQDGKLAARALSVARAYPQIRRRVRALVSDGVDVILSRNLEMLALGRHARAAFADKPALVYELLDIHRIMLGQGTASRALRRIERRLLAETDLIVTSSEAFESQYLEPYQHNTVPVHLVENKPFLPESLIPQGARLAPVTQGQITIGWFGILRCRWSLETLDGLTRRNPGRYRVVISGRPSLDVIPDFHAVIEANDALEFRGSYAWPDDLPEIYGACDLAWLLDRFDPGGNSDWLLPNRLYEGGLFGAPPIGLSHTQIGRRMAREGIGLQVSAPEISAVEDALAPIGPKELEALRSALAARERASWLASAADGAAMLTALRAPIQSHAA